CGCGCCAGCGGCCTGCCCGGCCCGGAAGGGTCCCTGGCGGGAGCGACGATCAGTGATCAGCGCGGATCCGAGTCCGCTTGATCTTGATCTGGGTCTTACAGGTCGTTGGCGAGCTGGGTGCGGAGCTTGGTGAGGGCCTTGGTCAGCAGCCGGGAGACGTGCATCTGGCTGATGCCGATCTGGTCGGCGATCTGCGACTGCGTCAGGTTGCCGTAGAAGCGCAGGGTCAGGATCCGCTGCTCGCGCTCGTCGAGGGAGGCGAGCGCCGGCCCGAGTGCCACCCGGGTCTCGGCCAGCTCGTACTCATGGTCCTCGCCGCCGAGGGTGTCGCCGAGCTCGGTGGTGCCGTCCGCGCTGATCGGCGTGGACAGGGACGTCGCGTTGTAGGCGCGTGCGCCCTCCAGGCCCTCCAGCACGTCCTCCTCGCCGATCCCGAGGTGGGCGGCGATGTCCGGCACGGTGGGAGAACGTCCCAGTTTGTGGGTCAGAGTGCTGTTCGCCTCGGTGATCGCCAGCCGCAACTCCTGGAGGCGGCGCGGCACGCGGACCGACCACGTACGGTCACGGAAATGCCGCTTGATCTCACCGATGATGGTGGGAATCGCATAACCGGCGAAGTCGACACCTCGGTCCGGATCGAACTTGTCGACCGCTTTGATCAGGCCGACCGTCGCGGTCTGCACCAGGTCGTCGGTGGGCTCGCCACGCCCCGAATACCGATGGGCGAGGTGCCGGGCCAGGGGCAGCCACGCCTCGATCGCCCGGTCCCGCAACCGGGAACGATCCTGTCCGGCCGGTGACGCGGCCATCGCGTCCAGCAGCTCGGTGGCGGTGGCCTCGGGTGCGGCGTACGCCTGCTCGCCATGAAGCTCGATCGTTGCCATGGGTGGTCCTCCATCAGACGGGCAGAGAGCCGTGCCCGCACGCGGCGACCGTTCTGAGAGGCAACGCTAGCCGAGAAGCCTAGCCCTGCCTAGCCGAAAGTATGAGTGACGTTGCGTGAATACGGGAACTACACGACGAATTCATCCTATGGAGTCCGGGGCGGTCCCGCAGGGGCGCGCGGGATTTGCCGTCGGACCTTCGTGGTAAACAGCACGACAGAGTGACCAGCAGGAAGACGGGAAGATTACGGATGACCATCCTCGGCATCGACATCGGCGGCTCGGGCGTCAAGGGTGCGCCGGTCGACACCGCGCGCGGCGAGCTGCTCGACGAGCGGTTCCGCGTTCCCACTCCCCAGCCGGCCGACGTCGACAGCGTGGTGGACGCGGTCGCCGAGGTGGCGGCCAAGTTCGAGGGGTTCGACGTCGACGGGGTCGGGGTGACGTTCCCCGGCGTGGTCGTCGACGGCGTCACCCGCACCGCGGCGAACGTGCACAAGTCCTGGGTCGACGCCCCCGCGGCGCGGCTGTTCAGCGAGCGGCTGGGCAAACCGGTCACGGTGCTCAACGACGCGGACGCGGCGGGTGCGGCCGAGGTGGCGTTCGGCGGGCACGACCAGACCGGCCTGATCATGATGGTGACCCTGGGCACCGGCATCGGCACCGCCCTGTTCCTCGACGGCGTGCTCTTGCCGAACACGGAACTCGGCCACCTGGAGATCGACGGCAAGGACGCCGAGCTGATCGCCGCCGACCGCATCCGCGAGTCCGAGGACCTCAGCTGGGAGCAGTACGCGCACCGGGTCAGCAAGTATCTGCGGCACGTCGAGATGCTGCTCTCCCCGCGGCTGTTCATCATCGGCGGCGGCGTCAGCAAGAAGGCGGATCGGTACTTCCCGCTCCTGGAGATCAACACCCCGGTCGTGGCGGCCACGCTGCTGAACAACGCCGGCATCATCGGCGCCGCGGTCTCCGCCGAGCAGGCCGCGAGCGGGCACGGCCAGCACCCGGGCGCCATCCCGGTGCACGCCGGCACCGCCGGCTCGCCGGACGGCGTCGCGCACACCGTCAACGCCGGGGAGGCCTGATGCCCCGCACCATCGCCACCAACACCCGGGCCGATCGGGCGGAGCTGCTGGAGTTCCTGCGCCCACGGCACCACGCGATCCTGATGACTGTGCGCAAGGACGGCCGTCCCCAGTCGTCGCCGAACACGTGCGGTGTCGACACCGAGGGGCGGATCGTGATCTCCAGCTATCCGGAGCGGGCCAAGGTCGCCAACATCCGGCGGAACCCGCAGGTCACCCTCTGCGTGCTTTCGGACGAGTGGAACGGCCCGTGGGTCCAGGTCGACGGCACCGCCGAGGTGATCGACCTGCCGGAGGCGGTGGAGCCGCTGGTGGAGTACTTCCGGTGCATCTCGGGCGAGCACCCGAACTGGGAGGAGTACCGGCAGGCGATGCGCGAGCAGGGCAAGTGCCTGATCCGGGTGACGATCGAGAGCTGGGGTCCGATCGCCACGGGTGGCTTCCCGGCGCGGCTCGCCGACAGCTGAACGCGGAATGGCCGCACGGCCGGCACCCCCAGGAGGACAAGGCGGGGTGCCGGCCGTGCGGTTTCAGCCCTCTCCGCGAGGGGTCAGGCGTGCTGTCCGGCGGGCGCGAGGAACGCCCCAGCACACCGGGCAGAGAGGGTTGAGTTTTTCCACAGTCGTGGGTTGTCCACAGCGTGGCCGCGCGGGGCTGGGGCCGGCCGTCAGACTGTGTTTGGGGTCGCCCCCCCCCCAGGGAGGGCGGGGGTTTTCGCGCGGCGGGCGGGGGCTACGCCGCCAGCGGCTCCCGAGACTGCTCAGCGTCCAGCAGATACAGCAGCGTGTCCCGATGCATCGCCGCGATCGGCTCCAGCAGGTCCGGGTGCCGCAGCAGCGTGGCCGCCTCCCGGTCCCGGACATCCGGCTGGAGCAGGCGGCGGAACTCGCTGGGCAGCCCGCCGGCGCGACGGGTGTGCGGCCGGGGCCGGGGCTCCGGGATCGGCACCGCGGCGATCACCGCGTCCACGCCGCGGCGGGCCAGCATCGGGTCGGCGAGCAGGCAGGCGGCCCAGCTGACCACGACCTCGTCGACCCAGGTGCGCCAGCCCTCGCCCTCGGCGAACTCGTCGTCCGGCTCGCTGCCGGCCTTCCAGTCCAGCACCGCGGAGCCGCCCGGCCCGGCGATGGCGACCAGCGCCGCGTCGATCTCGGTCGGGTAGCGCAGCCAGGCGGCGACCGTCACGGCCTGCCGGGCCTGGAGCTCGGAGAGGGTGTGCGCGACCGTGTTCGACTCACCGCCGGGGTAGGCCCGGGCGAGCCAGTGGGTGCTGGCGGCGATCACCGGGGACAGTGCGGTCGACGGTCCGGCCACGACGTGCTCCTTACCTCAGGCGCGGCCGGGACTCGGCCGCGTCATGGGTATTGCTCGGTCATGGCACCCCCGGTCTTGAGTAAGGTTCCTCGATGGCAACGCACGGCAACCGACGCACACCCGAGCGCGCCGGAGCGCGGCAGCGGGTGACCGCGGGCCGAGCCGAGCTGGTGCCCGACCCGGCGCGGCCACACGGCTGGACGTTGCTCGCCGACGGCGTGCCCCAGTCATATGTCGACCTCGCCGACCCGGAATACCTGGAGTTCGGCTACGTCAAACTGATCGCCCGTGCCTTGTCGTCGTGGGCGCGCTCCGGCGTACCGGAAAGGGTCCTGCATCTCGGTGGGGGCGGGCTGACCGTGCCGCGCCTGGCGGCCCGGTGGTGGCCGGATGTCGCGCAGGTCGTGGTGGAGCTGGACGGTGAGCTGATCGCGATGGTGCGGCGGGAGCTGCCGCCGGAGCGGCCGCTCGAGATCGTCGTGGGCGACGCGCGGGAGGCGGTGGAGCGGGCCGCGACCGAGGGGTACGACGTGATCGTCGCCGACGCCTTCAGCGGCGCCGCGATGCCGGGGCATCTGGGGACCGTCGAGTTCGCCCGGCAGCTGCGCCGGATTCTGCGCCCGGACGGGCTGCTGATCATGAAC
Above is a genomic segment from Actinoplanes ianthinogenes containing:
- a CDS encoding RNA polymerase sigma factor SigF, translating into MATIELHGEQAYAAPEATATELLDAMAASPAGQDRSRLRDRAIEAWLPLARHLAHRYSGRGEPTDDLVQTATVGLIKAVDKFDPDRGVDFAGYAIPTIIGEIKRHFRDRTWSVRVPRRLQELRLAITEANSTLTHKLGRSPTVPDIAAHLGIGEEDVLEGLEGARAYNATSLSTPISADGTTELGDTLGGEDHEYELAETRVALGPALASLDEREQRILTLRFYGNLTQSQIADQIGISQMHVSRLLTKALTKLRTQLANDL
- the ppgK gene encoding polyphosphate--glucose phosphotransferase; the encoded protein is MTILGIDIGGSGVKGAPVDTARGELLDERFRVPTPQPADVDSVVDAVAEVAAKFEGFDVDGVGVTFPGVVVDGVTRTAANVHKSWVDAPAARLFSERLGKPVTVLNDADAAGAAEVAFGGHDQTGLIMMVTLGTGIGTALFLDGVLLPNTELGHLEIDGKDAELIAADRIRESEDLSWEQYAHRVSKYLRHVEMLLSPRLFIIGGGVSKKADRYFPLLEINTPVVAATLLNNAGIIGAAVSAEQAASGHGQHPGAIPVHAGTAGSPDGVAHTVNAGEA
- a CDS encoding PPOX class F420-dependent oxidoreductase → MPRTIATNTRADRAELLEFLRPRHHAILMTVRKDGRPQSSPNTCGVDTEGRIVISSYPERAKVANIRRNPQVTLCVLSDEWNGPWVQVDGTAEVIDLPEAVEPLVEYFRCISGEHPNWEEYRQAMREQGKCLIRVTIESWGPIATGGFPARLADS
- a CDS encoding spermidine synthase, which gives rise to MATHGNRRTPERAGARQRVTAGRAELVPDPARPHGWTLLADGVPQSYVDLADPEYLEFGYVKLIARALSSWARSGVPERVLHLGGGGLTVPRLAARWWPDVAQVVVELDGELIAMVRRELPPERPLEIVVGDAREAVERAATEGYDVIVADAFSGAAMPGHLGTVEFARQLRRILRPDGLLIMNVTDVPPMAFTRVQVATVAAAFAEVGLLGDQAVVRGRRAGNVIVLAGRVPPLRMSRDERLLREGELVVFSSGARPRMDAKR